Proteins encoded by one window of Vespula pensylvanica isolate Volc-1 chromosome 6, ASM1446617v1, whole genome shotgun sequence:
- the LOC122629877 gene encoding uncharacterized protein LOC122629877 isoform X2, which yields MAEKSDLISKTFQRAEKHLQERLRTGYLQKYDHHVVPGYNLNISFATDDQDLNNIKQLYQKYPYECDLPKPLLPPVKLPRTVLHEEDPVLESVTVKSYMKDDINRILDYYEKHKKDLGTVHKKGIKWSKNNDKVTTVLPKYAAEIAELVELDPDPYLKGNYNWYYTGGSLTNVTYGGQTILIYPYVGELVASPLMPMENALWKPILQKSDKLNLDGTLYELRPYVIGDHCIILGRYKNHCILYKLFMCENKVKLIEFIDVNRTVSLWNVNRKKCITSHKILNSKVLDDNWGSIKYQLLDPHVLIFTDRCCLHHLDTRMPFRLPSLSLCPKQYLEQCENLSVEKDSRHSSCRYVGTNHNLLLCDNRFPKECVRQKWTHQFRSIPLLLPTINRNEEEILVLSSSLAGESSVILNTWTYESSHSYNLPITLPSIMETLNEAQLQGLCLDPYLKNRLELCNAGSTLLTNQKGDVFFFIQTSIGDVFYQCITHEDILDKNFEIKEKTVSALNAWEHALMTQDDSIAPLSMSSKCNMKHVYKSFTNKQLQLDRHEEIDDTLDQNWRKSIEELGSYEDILAPELLAVWGISEQVSISLSATPHQKVLNWLETTNDKADSLPSQEDMEYMDTPVNTQELISVSQDPDKRNLNDNDNLEELFLPRVKTKSIKRTKKTAK from the exons ATGGCTGAAAAAAGTGATTTGATCTCCAAAACATTCCAACGTGCTGAAAAACATTTACAAGAAAGATTAAGAACAggatatttacaaaaatatgatCATCATGTGGTACCaggatataatttaaatatatcatttgcTACAGATGATCAGGATTTGAATAACATAAAGCAactatatcaaaaatatcctTATGAATGTGATTTACCAAAACCATTACTACCTCCTGTTAAATTACCACGTACTG TATTGCACGAAGAAGATCCTGTTCTGGAATCTGTTACAGTCAAATCCTATATGAAAGAtgatataaatagaattttagattattatgaaaaacataaaaaag atcttGGAACAGTtcataaaaaaggaataaaatggtccaaaaataatgataaagtaACCACTGTATTACCTAAGTATGCTGCAGAAATAGCAGAACTTGTTGAATTAGATCCTGATCCTTATTTAAAAGGg aattacAACTGGTACTATACTGGAGGAAGTTTGACTAATGTTACATATGGTGGTCAAACTATTTTAATCTATCCTTATGTAGGAGAGTTAG TCGCTTCTCCATTAATGCCTATGGAAAATGCATTATGGAAACCAATACTACAAAAGTCAGACAAACTTAATCTTGATGGTACATTATATGAGCTGAGGCCCTATGTTATCGGTGATCATT gtATAATTTTAGGTAGATACAAAAATCattgtatattgtataaactttttatgtgcgaaaataaagtaaaattaattgaattca TAGATGTAAATCGCACAGTATCATTATGGAATGTCAACagaaa gAAATGCATTACAAGTCATAAAATACTTAATTCTAAAGTCTTGGATGATAATTGGGGaagtattaaatatcaattattagaTCCacatgtattaatatttactgATAGATGCTGTCTTCATCATCTTGATACTAGg ATGCCTTTTCGTCTACCATCATTATCACTTTGTCCAAAGCAGTATTTGGAACAATGTGAAAATTTGTCAGTGGAAAAAGATAGCAGACATAGCTCGTGCAGATACGTAGGGACGAATCACAATCTTTTATTATGTGATAATCGTTTCCCAAAAGAATGCGTAAGACAGAAGTGGACACATCAATTCAGAAGTATTCCTCTTTTACTTCCCACTATAAATCG AAATGAAGAGGAAATTCTTGTTTTATCAAGCTCATTAGCTGGAGAAAGTTCAGTGATTTTGAACACATGGACTTATGAGAGTTCTCATTCTTATAATTTACCAATAACTCTACCGAGTATAATGGAAACATTGAATGAAGCGCAATTGCAAGGCTTATGTTTAGATccatatttgaaaaatagacTGGAACTATGTAATGCTGGTTCCACATTATTAACTAACCAGAAAGGAGATGTATTCTTCTTTATACAAACATCTATAG GCGATGTCTTTTATCAATGTATTACTCACGAAGATATACTTgacaaaaattttgaaataaaagaaaaaacagtttCTGCATTAAATGCTTGGGAACATGCATTAATGACACAAGATGATTCAATTGCACCTCTCTCTATGTCAAGTAAATGTAATATgaaacatgtatataaaa GTTTTACAAACAAGCAACTACAATTAGATAGACATGAAGAAATAGATGATACTCTTGACCAAAATTGGAGAAAATCTATTGAAGAATTAGGCTCATATGAAGACATTTTAGCACCAGAACTTTTAGCTGTATGGGGAATATCTGAGCAGGTTTCAATTTCGTTGTCAGCAACTCCTCATCAAAAAGTTTTAAATTGGTTAGAAACAACTAATGATAAAGCTGATTCGCTTCCTTCACAAGAAGATATGGAATATATGGATACACCAGTAAATACACAGGAGTTGATAAGTGTATCTCAAGATccagataaaagaaatttaaatgataatgataatctagaagaattatttttgcCTAGAGTTAAAACAAAATCAatcaaaagaacaaaaaagactGCAAagtaa
- the LOC122629878 gene encoding uncharacterized protein LOC122629878, protein MRNPALHLVGIAASPGGDEVFGTRAEEELRQWLETRLDALGIDPVAYSRFVLSLLRRPDSALSPPEEAVSVNKSTGRRIRPRPKAKLPPQGEREQRRAVVQCLKSAADNKCGVETLVDELCTKLRDLEGGGSHDEKEESKKLDSESKTNLEVLTPRDRALRYYAAFPALQPTSLKKFSQRKDKTFGNNNNNNNTDSSINYNNNKNNNKIRNKKTKMPITIETQRREDKESFGFAKSMEREREKERELELDQLRLAQLQAKFDESLEALWDSGPGNAQDTASIWAAPTLSIPSGPLWPTDTTDTTFTLSTTDNGYATDTPYQECIVDDSPLIPWDIDLISIEDYAEECGNKNKSEGNINWSDTVMDGPWCWKGLGSNLATLGHSPQTGSCFFPVAPRKTPIGTRKESRSNLKVHSLPEPDEDLLTSARTHFRPIKDDGNWADGTTFPVNNALERVAYRRSESGNLLYLPGGESPYMEYRESNSPIPSASSNLTLKFRVRQCDKCVQTEPIRSPIKRRILSEQDHFHYSPVESEETIAHEQEKIEKDYFSLSQLGWVQNNVPLHNDRKRRHSSSFGCQPLTILRPLTL, encoded by the exons ATGAGGAATCCGGCATTGCATTTGGTCGGGATAGCGGCGTCCCCTGGAGGAGACGAGGTCTTTGGTACAAGGGCCGAGGAGGAGTTGCGCCAGTGGCTTGAGACACGCTTGGACGCATTGGGGATTGACCCGGTTGCGTACTCGCGTTTTGTGCTCAGCCTATTGCGCCGCCCCGACTCGGCCCTAAGTCCTCCAGAAGAGGCAGTAAGCGTTAATAAAAGTACAGGACGTCGCATTCGTCCCCGGCCTAAAGCAAAACTGCCACCTCAAGGAGAGAGGGAGCAAAGACGAGCTGTTGTGCAATGTCTTAAAAGTGCTGCCGACAAC AAATGTGGAGTGGAAACGTTAGTTGATGAACTGTGCACAAAATTAAGAGATTTGGAAGGAGGAGGTTCacacgatgaaaaagaagaatccaAAAAGTTAGATAGCGAATCTAAAACAAACCTGGAAGTTCTTACTCCACGCGATAGGGCTCTCAGATACTACGCAGCATTTCCTGCCTTACAACCTACAAGCCtcaaaaaattttctcaaagAAAGGATAAGACCTTTGggaacaataacaataataacaacacaGACAGTAGTAtcaattataacaataataagaacaaCAATAAGATTCgcaataagaaaacaaaaatgccAATT actATTGAGActcaaagaagagaagataaagagagctTTGGATTCGCTAAATctatggaaagagaaagagagaaggaacgtgAACTAGAATTAGATCAATTGAGATTAGCACAGTTGCAAGCAAAATTTGACGAAAGTTTAGAAGCACTTTGGGATTCAGGACCTGGCAATGCACAAGATACAGCTTCTATCTGGGCAGCACCTactctttctattccttctGGACCCCTTTGGCCCACGGATACTACAGATACAACTTTTACTTTATCTACTACAGATAATGGTTATGCTACTGATACACCATATCAGGAATGTATTGTTGACGACTCACCGCTTATTCCATGGGATATCGATTTAATCAGCATTGAAGATTATGCAGAGGAGTGTGGTAACAAGAATAAATCAG AAGGTAACATAAACTGGTCAGATACGGTTATGGATGGACCTTGGTGTTGGAAAGGACTTGGCAGTAATTTGGCTACTTTGGGGCATAGTCCTCAAACAGGTAGCTGCTTCTTTCCAGTTGCACCACGTAAGACTCCCATTGGAACACGCAAAGAATCTCGTTCAAATCTGAAGGTACATAGCCTTCCTGAACCGGACGAGGATTTACTCACTTCAGCTAGGACACATTTTCGTCCTATAAAAGACGATGGTAATTGGGCCGATGGGACTACTTTTCCAGTAAATAATGCTTTAGAACGGGTTGCATATAGGAGATCTGAGTCAGGAAATTTGTTGTACCTACCTGGTGGAGAGAGCCCTTACATGGAATATCGGGAAAGTAACTCGCCGATTCCTTCTGCATCTTCGAATTTAACGTTAAAATTCCGGGTGCGTCAATGCGACAAATGCGTTCAAACCGAGCCCATTCGGTCTCCGATAAAACGCCGAATTCTCTCCGAACAGGATCATTTTCACTATTCTCCGGTCGAATCTGAAGAAACCATTGCTCATGaacaagaaaagatagaaaaagattactTTTCTTTGAGTCAGCTGGGCTGGGTACAAAATAATGTACCTCTGCACAACGATCGTAAAAG AAGGCACAGTAGCAGCTTTGGATGCCAGCCACTGACGATTTTACGTCCTTTGACCTTGTGA
- the LOC122629879 gene encoding mitochondrial import inner membrane translocase subunit TIM50-C-like, whose translation MAFAVKSLPSLNKVYNGSCRAAYSIFRQSVARTSLVQTAQKYCYSTEAPNRPKITESLTNIQSLERTAQSLAQEMLEKKRLEEEQQEEEEQKKHREQTKKFMKYSFIVFSTMTGLGLSYIIYELGKPTFDEHGNIIEDEFSNLPYYEKIYKRLRRELNYYTKLIQEPSRPKLLPDPFKYPYIQPPYTLVLEVKDLLLCPDWTYETGWRFKKRPYVDEFLEAVAPPQFEIVIYTAEQGMNLFPILDALDPNGYIMYRLFRDATRFTDGHHVKDLAALNRDLSKVIVVDWDDESIKYYPENTLKLKRWTGDDNDKTLYHLAAFLKTISLTNVEDVREVLNYYREFDDPLKAFRENQRKLLEQLEEENKTQKESGKHLTSRWTPSFLRNR comes from the exons ATGGCATTTGCTGTAAAAAGTTTACCGAGTTTAAATAAAGTATACAATGGAAGTTGTCGTGCAGCCTACTCAATATTCCGACAATCCGTCGCAAGAACTTCTCTCGTTCAAACTGCccaaaaatattgttatagcACCGAAG CCCCAAATCGTCCTAAAATAACAGAAAGTTTAACGAATATACAATCGTTAGAAAGAACAGCACAATCGTTAGCACAAGAAatgttagagaaaaaaaggctagaagaagaacaacaagaggaggaagaacagaaaaagCATCGTGAGCAAACAAAAAAGTTCATGAAATAtagttttattgtttttagtACAATGACGGGTTTGGGTTTGagctatataatttatgaactTGGGAAACCGACCTTTGATGAACAtggaaatataatagaagatgaattttctaatttaccATACTatgaaaagatttataaaagacTTAGAAGAGAATTAAACTATTATACAAAG cttaTACAAGAACCTAGTAGGCCGAAATTACTTCCCGATCCATTTAAATATCCTTATATCCAACCCCCATACACATTGGTACTAGAAGTTAAAGATCTTCTTCTATGTCCAGATTGGACT tATGAAACAGGTTGGAGATTTAAAAAGAGACCATATGTAGATGAATTCTTAGAAGCTGTTGCACCTCCACAATTTGAAATTGTAATCTATACAGCTGAACAAGGAATG AATTTGTTTCCCATTTTGGATGCCTTAGATCCTAATGGCTATATAATGTATAGGTTGTTCAGAGATGCAACACGTTTTACAGATGGTCATCATGTTAAAGATCTGGCTGCACTTAATCGTGATCTCAGTAAA GTTATTGTGGTTGATTGGGATGATGAAAGTATTAAATACTATCCTGAAAACACATTAAAACTTAAGAGGTGGACAGGTGATGACAATGATAAAACTTTGTATCACCTAGCAGCATTCCTTAAAA CTATATCATTAACAAACGTGGAAGATGTCCGGGAAGTTCTGAATTATTATAGGGAATTTGATGATCCATTAAAAGCATTCAGAGAAAATCAACGTAAATTACtg GAACaattggaagaagaaaataagacaCAAAAGGAAAGTGGCAAACATCTTACCTCAAGATGGACCCcttcttttctacgaaatcGCTAG
- the LOC122629877 gene encoding uncharacterized protein LOC122629877 isoform X1, which produces MAEKSDLISKTFQRAEKHLQERLRTGYLQKYDHHVVPGYNLNISFATDDQDLNNIKQLYQKYPYECDLPKPLLPPVKLPRTVLHEEDPVLESVTVKSYMKDDINRILDYYEKHKKDLGTVHKKGIKWSKNNDKVTTVLPKYAAEIAELVELDPDPYLKGNYNWYYTGGSLTNVTYGGQTILIYPYVGELVASPLMPMENALWKPILQKSDKLNLDGTLYELRPYVIGDHCIILGRYKNHCILYKLFMCENKVKLIEFSKQTSTLPYVSGEVCAFNQDYFSTVDVNRTVSLWNVNRKKCITSHKILNSKVLDDNWGSIKYQLLDPHVLIFTDRCCLHHLDTRMPFRLPSLSLCPKQYLEQCENLSVEKDSRHSSCRYVGTNHNLLLCDNRFPKECVRQKWTHQFRSIPLLLPTINRNEEEILVLSSSLAGESSVILNTWTYESSHSYNLPITLPSIMETLNEAQLQGLCLDPYLKNRLELCNAGSTLLTNQKGDVFFFIQTSIGDVFYQCITHEDILDKNFEIKEKTVSALNAWEHALMTQDDSIAPLSMSSKCNMKHVYKSFTNKQLQLDRHEEIDDTLDQNWRKSIEELGSYEDILAPELLAVWGISEQVSISLSATPHQKVLNWLETTNDKADSLPSQEDMEYMDTPVNTQELISVSQDPDKRNLNDNDNLEELFLPRVKTKSIKRTKKTAK; this is translated from the exons ATGGCTGAAAAAAGTGATTTGATCTCCAAAACATTCCAACGTGCTGAAAAACATTTACAAGAAAGATTAAGAACAggatatttacaaaaatatgatCATCATGTGGTACCaggatataatttaaatatatcatttgcTACAGATGATCAGGATTTGAATAACATAAAGCAactatatcaaaaatatcctTATGAATGTGATTTACCAAAACCATTACTACCTCCTGTTAAATTACCACGTACTG TATTGCACGAAGAAGATCCTGTTCTGGAATCTGTTACAGTCAAATCCTATATGAAAGAtgatataaatagaattttagattattatgaaaaacataaaaaag atcttGGAACAGTtcataaaaaaggaataaaatggtccaaaaataatgataaagtaACCACTGTATTACCTAAGTATGCTGCAGAAATAGCAGAACTTGTTGAATTAGATCCTGATCCTTATTTAAAAGGg aattacAACTGGTACTATACTGGAGGAAGTTTGACTAATGTTACATATGGTGGTCAAACTATTTTAATCTATCCTTATGTAGGAGAGTTAG TCGCTTCTCCATTAATGCCTATGGAAAATGCATTATGGAAACCAATACTACAAAAGTCAGACAAACTTAATCTTGATGGTACATTATATGAGCTGAGGCCCTATGTTATCGGTGATCATT gtATAATTTTAGGTAGATACAAAAATCattgtatattgtataaactttttatgtgcgaaaataaagtaaaattaattgaattcaGTAAACAAACTTCCACATTACCATATGTTAGTGGAGAAGTATGTGCGTTTAatcaagattatttttctacagTAGATGTAAATCGCACAGTATCATTATGGAATGTCAACagaaa gAAATGCATTACAAGTCATAAAATACTTAATTCTAAAGTCTTGGATGATAATTGGGGaagtattaaatatcaattattagaTCCacatgtattaatatttactgATAGATGCTGTCTTCATCATCTTGATACTAGg ATGCCTTTTCGTCTACCATCATTATCACTTTGTCCAAAGCAGTATTTGGAACAATGTGAAAATTTGTCAGTGGAAAAAGATAGCAGACATAGCTCGTGCAGATACGTAGGGACGAATCACAATCTTTTATTATGTGATAATCGTTTCCCAAAAGAATGCGTAAGACAGAAGTGGACACATCAATTCAGAAGTATTCCTCTTTTACTTCCCACTATAAATCG AAATGAAGAGGAAATTCTTGTTTTATCAAGCTCATTAGCTGGAGAAAGTTCAGTGATTTTGAACACATGGACTTATGAGAGTTCTCATTCTTATAATTTACCAATAACTCTACCGAGTATAATGGAAACATTGAATGAAGCGCAATTGCAAGGCTTATGTTTAGATccatatttgaaaaatagacTGGAACTATGTAATGCTGGTTCCACATTATTAACTAACCAGAAAGGAGATGTATTCTTCTTTATACAAACATCTATAG GCGATGTCTTTTATCAATGTATTACTCACGAAGATATACTTgacaaaaattttgaaataaaagaaaaaacagtttCTGCATTAAATGCTTGGGAACATGCATTAATGACACAAGATGATTCAATTGCACCTCTCTCTATGTCAAGTAAATGTAATATgaaacatgtatataaaa GTTTTACAAACAAGCAACTACAATTAGATAGACATGAAGAAATAGATGATACTCTTGACCAAAATTGGAGAAAATCTATTGAAGAATTAGGCTCATATGAAGACATTTTAGCACCAGAACTTTTAGCTGTATGGGGAATATCTGAGCAGGTTTCAATTTCGTTGTCAGCAACTCCTCATCAAAAAGTTTTAAATTGGTTAGAAACAACTAATGATAAAGCTGATTCGCTTCCTTCACAAGAAGATATGGAATATATGGATACACCAGTAAATACACAGGAGTTGATAAGTGTATCTCAAGATccagataaaagaaatttaaatgataatgataatctagaagaattatttttgcCTAGAGTTAAAACAAAATCAatcaaaagaacaaaaaagactGCAAagtaa